GCCGCACGGGTCTGCATGCTGGCCACGTTCGGCAATGGCACGTCGGCTTCGAAGACCTCCTCCGCGATGACCACCCGCAGGGAGGGGTCGAGTTCTGCCGCGCAGCACGACAGCAGCGTGGTCTTGCCCGAGCCGGGCGCGCCGGCGAACACGGTCGAGCAGCCGGCGCGCACCGCGGCGGCGAGGAAGTGGGCGACGTGCGCGCCGAGGGTGTCGCGCTCGACCAGCTCCTGGAGGCTGCGGAACGGCACGCCGGTGAACTTGCGGATGTTCACCATGGTGTGGCCACCGCGGCTCAGGTCGCCGTGGACGATGTGCAAGCGGGCACCGTCATCGAGCTGCGCGTCCTGCAGGCCCTCGCTCGGGTCGAGCTTGCGGTGGCTGGAGGAGGCGTCGTCGAGGATCTTGGTGAGGATGCGGGTGACGTGCTCGTCGTCGTGGAAGACCTCGTGGTGGTACCCGCTCGGGCCCCGGTGGCGCTTCACGAAGATCTGGTCGGGGGCGTTGATCATGATCTCCCACACGTCGTCGTCCGCCAGCAACGGGGTGAGCGGGCCGTAGCGGGCCAGGTTTCGGAACGCTCGCTCGGCGATCAGCTCCGGGGAGGCGAGCGGGTGCGGGCGCAGCCCCCTCCTGTGGTCGAGCTCCCAGCGCTGCACCTCGTCGTCGATGAGCGCCCGCAGTGCGGCGTCATCGTCGGGCCCGGACATGTCCAGCGCCATGTCCTTGGCTCGCGCCTGTACGGCGCGTTCGATCTCGATGAGTGGCGTGGGCTCGTCGACCGCCGTCATTGTCGCTCCGCCGAGTTGAGGGGCGCAGCGAACCTACGACGGCGGTCGGGTGGTGGTCTGCATGACATCGGCCACAAGCAGCACAGAACGTGGTCACGCGCGCGCGGGAATGGCCTCACAGGCCGCCCTTGCGGCCAGCCACGGCGGATCTGACTACCTTTCAGGCTCGCTCGACCCGCCTCGAACGCACCGGAAAGGACCGACGTGAGCGAACCAGCAGTGCTCGTGGACCGTGACGGCCACGTCGTCACGGTCACCCTCAACCGCCCCGACAAGCGAAACGCGTTCAATGCCGAAGTGCTGTGCCGGCTCTGCGACGCCTGGGACCTGATCGACGGCGACGCCGACGTCCGTGTCGCCATCCTCACCGGCGCCGGGGGGAACTTCTCGGCGGGAGCCGATCTCGACCGCCTCGTTGGAGCGCTGCTGTCGGGCAAGCCCACCGAGAACGAGTTCGAGGAGCGCATCAAGGCCGACTTCAACCTGATCTTCAAGGGCTTCCTGAAGGACTACGTGCTCACCAAGCCGATCATCGGGGCGGTCGAGGGGTACTGCTACGCGGGAGGCACCGAGATCCTGCAGGCCCTCGACATCCGGGTGGTGGCCGAGAGCGCTCAGATCGCCATCACCGAGGTCCAGCGGGGGCTGTTCCCCATGTCGGGCTCCACCGTGCGCCTGCCCCGGCAGATCCCCTACACCCTGGCGATGGAGATGTTGCTGGTGGGCGAGCCGATCACTGCTCGGCGGGCCTACGAGATCGGTCTGGTGGGCCACGTGGTGCCCGACGGGCAGGCACTCACCCGGGCCAGGGAGCTCGCGGACCGCATCGCCGCCAACGGGCCGCTCGCGGTCAAGGGGATCAAGCAGTCGGTGATCGCCAGCCAGTGCCTCCCGGAGAAGGAGGCGTTCGTGAAGGAGATGGAGATCGGCATGGCGGTCATGTCGAGCGAGGACGCCCGCGAGGGCCCCAAGGCGTTCCTCGAGAAGCGCACGCCCGACTTCAAGGGTCGCTGACCGCTCGTTGCTCCCATCGCACCCTCCCTCACTCCTCCCTCCTTAGGAACTGTTCATGGATCCGCGGCGCGCGGCCGCGCATCCATGAACAGTTCGTGAGGAGACCGGCCGGGAGTGCTCAGGTGGAGGACCAGGCGCCGAGCGAGCCGGGGACCACGCGCTCGGGGTCCGCGGCGGCGGGCGGCTCGACCCGGTCCAGCATGGCTCGCAACGCGTCGCCGATCGGCCCGGTGAACGAGGCGGGTAGCGGGTCGGCGGCCCGCATGAGGTCGTCGAGCCCTCGGCGGTCCGGGACGAACAGCGGAGAGGACAGCTGGGCGGCGTCGGGGCCGAGCGCGGCGGCCAGCTCCGCCACCGCCCGTGTGAGCTCTGCCCGGAGCCTCCCCTGGCGGGGAGCGCGGTTGACCACGGGCAGGATGCGCTCCGCCGCGACCCCGTGCCGGAGGAGCGCGTCGAGATGGCGCACCAGCCGGTGGACGCCCACCAGCGTCGGCTGGCAGGCCACGGCGACCACGTCCGCGTTCGCGGTGGCGGTGCGCGCCAGCCGGTTGCGGTCCTCGATGTCGAGCGAGCCGCAGTCGTCCTGACCCTCGAGGTCGGCCTCGACGTCCGCGACCACCACCTGGTAGGTGCGCAGGAGGCTGTCGAGCGCGGCGGCGGTCGCCCGTGGGCGGAGGGCCGACCAGTCCCGGTGCCGCCGCAGGCCGAGCAGGAGGTCGTAGCCCCGGTCAGGCAGGGCGAAGGTCAGCGCCTGCACGTCGTCAGCCGCCGGTCGACCGCTGCGATGGGCTTCGACCAGCTCCTGGAGGCCGGGCACGACGTCACCCACGTCGTGCAGCATCGCCAGGTCCGCGTCGAGTGCCAGGTCCGCGAGCAGCACCCGGCCCCCATAGCGGGCATCGACGGCGAACGCCTGGGCTGCGGCCATGGCCAGCGTCGACGTGCCGGCCCCGCCTGCGCCGAGCAGGACGACGAGATGTCCCCTCCAGCTCCCGGTCGCCTCGGGGTGGCCGGCCAGGTCGATGGTCTCGGCCAGGCGCTGCACCGGTTGCGCGTGATCCCGGAGGGCTGCCATGAGCAGCCTGCGGTCGAGCGGTTCGGGCAGGACCGCCGACACCCCGATGGCGGCCAGATCCCGGCGGGGCATGCCGTCGTCGACGGCGACCACGGCGCACCCCTGGGCCCGGGCGGACTCGACCAGGTCACGGTCGAGCGCCGGCAGCGCGCCGTCGACCAGCAGGGCCGAGAAGGCTCGACCGGAGGCGAGCCGGGCTCGCACCTCCTCGGGCGAGACGCACTTCACGAACTCCACCGGGACCGCGCCGGCGGTCGCCCACCGGCTGACCTCGGTGAACCAGGTGGAGCGGACCCGGGCCAAGCCGAGCACGACGAACTGGTCAGCGTCCACGGCTGCCTCGCCCGCTCACCGGGCGGTGTCGGGGGGGCCGATGGAACCCGGACCGGGAGCGCGGTACTGGCTGGGCAGCGGCCCTCCGGCGCGGGTGGTCCGGACCAGCGTGATCGAGCCCACCTCGGCTGCGTGCGCCACCCGGAGCACCTCGTCCGGATCGCGCAGGGCCAGGGTGACCACCACCGTCCCGGCGGAGCCGATCGTGCCCCTCGAGCCATCGTCGAGGGCGGTCACCCCTGCGCCGCGGGCCACGACCAGGGTGTAGGCGGCATCGCCCGTGCCGTAGGTGGCCAGCACATCGACCGTCTCGCCCCGCCGGAGCCCGCCGTTGAGGGCCCGGTCCCGATCGATCGGCAGCGAGAACTCGTGCCCTCCGTCGAACCCCGCGGCGCGGTCGGCGGGAAGCACCGCCGAGCGCAGCACCAGGTCCCCGGGTGCCAGGGGGGCGAGGGCCACCGCACCATCGAGCTCGGAGGGGGATTCGTACACTCGCGCCGCCTGTTGTGCAGGCAGCTCCATGGTCTCGAGCCCGAGGGCGTCCGCGGTGATCGGCCCACCGGGATCGACGCTTCTCGTTGCCACCACGTATCGGGTGGTCGGGCGACCGCCTGCCTGCCGGTAGGCGGCGAAGACCCCGACCGCCGCGACCGTCACCAGCAGCCCGCCCACCACCGCTCGGCTGTTCGGCAGGCTCGCTCGCCGGACGATCCGCGGCCGGGCCGTGCGCTCGGCGTCTCCAGTCGCCCGCCCTCGGGACATCTCCACCTCCGCCGCGTCGGGAAACCGGCAGAACGTACGACGGCTCCCTTTCGTGGGCTACATGACCTCCGCCACATTGATGACGTCCCGTGGCCTCATGAACACATGCAGCGACGATCTCTCATCGCTGCCGCCCACTCGGCCGACTGGCAGGCCGGCGCGGTGGGAAAGCCATGAAAGGGTCACAAAGGACTCGAGAGTGCTAGCGTGACCGGCGATGGCTGAGCAGGACGACCTACGCGGGGGCACCGAGCGCGGAGCAGGCGAGATCCGCTGGCTGAGCACGGCCGAGGCCGCGACACGCCTCGGCATCACCTCACGTACGCTCTACCGGTTCATCGACGAGGGCCAGCTCCCGGCCTATCGCTTCGGTCGCGTCATCCGGCTCAAGGCCAACGAGGTCGACGACTTCATCGAGTCCTGCCGCATCGAGCCCGGGACGCTCGAGCACCTCTACCCCGAATCGACCAGCGAGACCTCCGCCACCGACGCCAGAGCGAGATAGGCCCACCCCCGCTCACCGGCCACGGCGAGCGTCACCAGGTCCCGGCCCACCGCAGCGATCTCGCCCACCACGGCAACGCTGGCACCCGCCGTCCACACCGCCACCTCCTGCCCACCGGCCGCGAGCCCGGCCAGGGCCTCGCCGATGGTGGTCAGCGAGGGCGGCTCACGATCGCCGGTGACCGGCCCGTCGCCCGGCGAAGGCCAAAGCACGGCGATGGCGTCGAGCGCGACCAGCACGTCGGACCCGTCCGCGGGGCGGAGCACGAGGAAATCGTGCCCTATCACCGCCACGGTTCCCCGGTGCCGGCGACCTGACCGCAGCTCGACGAGCACCGGGCGACCCCGCTCGGCGAGGTCCGCCAGCGCGCCGCGCCAGGTGGCGTCCTCCGCGGCCTGGCGGGCCAGCCACCCGGTGCGTGCCCGCTCCCCGATCACCCGGTCGGCGCTGACCTCGGCCAGCCACCGGTCGAACGGATCGGGGGGTCCCGGTCGGAGGGGATCGGGCTCCGCTGGTCTCACGGGTGCGGCAGGCTAGCGAAGCTGTCCGGCGGGGCTCGGCCCGGGCAGGCACCCCGACGGGGTAGGGGTGCGGCAGCGGGGGCCGGCTGGCCGTACGCTGGATGGCGCACATGGCAGACACGCAGGTCAAGATCAACGTCCCCGGCAACCACCTCATGGTCGGCCTGCTGGGCACCCGGGACGAGCTGCTGCGACTCGTCGAGACCGCCTTCCCCGGTGCCACCGTGCACGTGCGGGGCAACGAGATCACCGTCGACGGCGAGCACGCCGAGCAGGTGGGCCGGCTCTTCGAGGAGCTCGTGGTGCTGCTCCAGCAGGGCCACGTGCTCGAGCCCGCAGGGGTGCTGCGCAGCATCGACATGGTGAAGGCCGACGAGCGCCCCTCGGAGGTGCTGGCAGCGGAAGTCCTCCGCTCGGCCCGGGGGCGCAGCGTGCGACCCAAGACCAGCGGTCAGCGCCGCTACATCGACGCCATCCGCGCCAACATCGTGACCTTCGCCATCGGCCCCGCGGGCACCGGCAAGAGCTGGCTGGCGGTGGCCATGGCCGTCCAGGCCCTCCAGACCAAGCAGGTCGACCGCATCATCCTCACCCGCCCTGCCGTCGAGGCCGGTGAGCGCCTGGGTTTCCTCCCCGGCGATCTCATGGCGAAGGTCGACCCGTACCTCCGCCCGCTCTACGACGCGCTCTACGACATGGTCGAGCCGGAAGGAGCCCAACGGCTGCTCGAGCGGGGAACGGTCGAGGTGGCTCCACTCGCCTTCATGCGGGGCCGCACCCTCAACGACAGCTTCATCATCCTCGACGAGGCCCAGAACACCACGCCCGAGCAGATGAAGATGTTCCTGACCCGCATCGGCTTCGGCTCGAAGGCGGTCATCACCGGTGATGTGACCCAAGTCGACGTGCAGGGCGGTCGCAGCGGCCTTGCGGGGTTGGAGGAGGTGCTGGGCGACATCGAGGGTCTGGCGTTCGTGCACCTGTCGAGCCGTGACGTGGTCCGTCACCGGATCGTCCAGGACATCGTCAACGCCTACGCCGCGGCCCGGCCCCGGGGCGATGGCTGAGGGGCCTCCGAGTCGCCAGGCCCCTCGCCGGGTGGGCCCCGGCGAGGGGTCGGTCACGGTGTTCCTCGCCGACGAGCGCGGGGAGCAGGGAGGCGGGCCGCCGATCGACGCCGCCCGCTGGATCACCCTCGCCGAGCGGGTCCTGGCGGAGGAGGGCGTGCGGGGCGAGGCCGCGCTGTGGGTGCTGGTCGTCGACGAGACCACCATGGCGCAGCTCAACCAGCAGTTCATGGGGGCCTCCGGTCCGACCGACGTGCTGGCGTTCCCCATCGACTTCGCCGACGCGGCGCGGCTCGAGCCGGGTCGGGCGCCCGACGGGGGCGGCGAAGGCCCCTCCCGGCCGGAGCGGAGCCCTGATGACGTGCCGCTCATGCTCGGCGACGTGGTCATCTGCCCCTCGGTCGCCGCTCGCAACGCGCCCGAGCACGCCGGCAGCGTGGGCGACGAGCTCGCGCTCCTGCTGGTCCACGGCATCCTGCATCTGCTGGGGTACGACCACGCCGCCGAGGAGGAACGCGAGACCATGCAGGCTCGCGAGCGCGAGCTGCTGGAGCGGTTCCACGGCCCGTTGGGCCGCGATCCATGGGGCTCATGACGCTGGCCGTCGAGCTGACCGGAGCCGACACGGCGATGATCGCCGCGATCGTGGTCCTGCTGCTGACCTCGATGTTGCTGGCCGTGGCCGAGACCGGGCTCACCCGGATGTCGCGATCCAAGGCCCAGGCCCTCGCCGAGGAGGGTCGCCCGGGTGCCGACCGCCTGCTCGCCCTGGTGCGCCACCCCGAGCGGTTCCTCAACCCGGTGTTGCTCGCGGTGCTGGTTTGCCAGCTCCTCCAGGCCACCCTGACCGGTATCGTCGCCAACCACCTGTTCGGGCCCCTCGGCGTGGCCGTCGCGGTCTTCTTCAACGTCGTGGTGGTGTTCGTCCTCGCCGAAGCCGCTCCCAAGACGTGGGCCATCCAGCATCCGGAGCGGGCCGCGCTGCTCTCGGCCCGGCCGATCTCGGCGCTGGTCGCGTTCTGGCCGCTCCGGCTCCTGTCGCGGGCGCTGATCGGGCTGACCAACGTGATCCTCCCCGGCAAAGGGCTCAAGGAGGGCCCGTTCGTGTCCACCGAGGAGCTGCTGGCGATGGCCGACGCGGCCGTCGAGGGGGAGGTGATCGAGGCTGAGGAGCGCCGGCTCATCGAGCAGATCATCGAGTTCGGGGACACCATCGTGCGGGAGGTGATGGTGCCCCGGCCCGACATGGTGGCCGTGCCGGCGGAGCTGCGGGTCCCCGACGTGATGGAGGTGGTGCTGCTCAACGGCTACAGCCGCCTGCCGGTGTTCGAGGAATCCATCGACGACATCGTGGGCATCGTCTACGCCAAGGACCTCATGCGTGCCGATCGCGACGGGCAGGCCGACCGCGAGGTCGGCTCGCTGGTGAGGCCCGCACACTTCGTGCCCGAGACCAAGCGCATCTCCGAGCTGCTCGCGGAGATGCAGGCCGAGCAGTACCACATGGCGATCGTGGTGGATGAGTACGGCGGCACCGCGGGGCTGGTGACCTTGGAAGACCTCATCGAGGAGCTCGTGGGCGAGATCGTCGACGAGTTCGACCGGGAGGAGCCCATGATCGAGCCTCTTGCGTCCGGCGGGGTCCGGGTGAACGCCCGCATGGCGGTCGACGAGGTCAACGACCTCCTGCATGCCGACCTGCCGGAGGGCGACTGGGACTCCATCGGTGGGCTGCTGCTGCACCTGCTGGGTCACATCCCGGTGAACGGCGAGTGCGCGCAGGCCGACGGGTTCACGTTGCGGGCCGAGCGGGTGCAGGGACGGCGCATCGGGCGAGTACGCATCGAGCCCATCCCGGCCGCCACCGAGCCGACCGGGCGGGCCGAGACGTGAGATCAGGGTTCGTGACCCTGGTGGGCCGGCCGAACGTCGGCAAGTCCACGCTGCTCAACCGGATGCTCGGGACCAAGGTGTCGATCGTGTCCGACAAGCCGCAGACCACTCGCACCCAGGTCCGGGGGGTCCTCAACCGGCCCGGCGCGCAGATCGTGTTCGTCGACACTCCCGGCATCCACAAGCCGCGCACGCCGCTCGGGGAGCGGCTCAACGTCACGGCCACCTCCGCGATCGGCGACGTTGACGTGGTGTGCCTGGTGGTCGACGCCACGGCGACGATCGGACCGGGCGACCGGTTCATCGCCTCCCGCGCTCCCGCGGACGCGGTCGTGGTAGTGAACAAGATCGACGTCGCCAGCCCCGATCAGGTGATCGCGCAGCTGGCCCGGGCCGCGGAGCAGCTCGACCTGTCGGAGTACTTCCCGGTCTCGGCCCACACGGGTGAAGGGGTCGACGCGCTCGTCGATCACCTGGTGGAGCGCCTGCCGGAGGGGCCGCAGTACTACCCCGACGACATGGTCACCGACGTACCGGAGGCGTTCTGGGTGGCCGAGCTGGTCCGCGAGCAGCTGCTGGCGGTCACCCACGACGAGCTCCCGCACTCGATCGCCACCCGGGTGGTCGAGTGGGAGTGGCCGCGGATCCGAGTGGAGATCCTGGTCGAGCGGGACTCCCAGAAGGGCATCGTGATCGGCCGGGGCGGGTCGGTGCTCAAGAAGGTGGGCACCGCGGTGCGCGAGCAGCTCCCCCCGGGGGCCTACCTGGAGCTGTTCGTGAAGGTCGAGAAGGACTGGCAGCGCCGTGATCGGGCCCTCGACCGGCTGGGATTCTGACCGGGGACCGGCGCCGATTCGACACTGGGTAGCAGGATCGGGCTAGTTTGACGCGAGATCGCAAGACTTCCTGCAGTCATCTGCAGTGACGAACCTCTAGCTTCGGACTCATGCCTGACGAACGCCGCGCCATCCACGCATACCTGACTGCAGAGAGCCACGACACCTGGCACCGGGTCGCCGAGGAGTCCGGGGTTAGCCTCTCGGGGCTGCTCGAGGCCCTCGCCGCCGACATGTCCTCGAACCCCCCTGACGGGGGTGGTCACCCCCGGTGGAACGAGGTGGTGAAGGACGCGCGGCGCATCGACGCTCAACGTCGCCGCCGCAGCCGCACCTGAACCACCTGAACGATCTGAACCCCTGGTGGCAGACGGCAGGTTCGATCACCGCCGGTCGGCGGGCGTATCGAGCGCTCGGAGGAAGCGCTCCGCCTCCGCTCGGTCGCGGGTTCGCCGCATCGGGGGCAGGGCGCGGATGATGTCCCACCGGTAGCGCTGATTGGTGGCCAGGCGCGGGTCGAGCACCGCCACCACCCCCCGATCGCGGCGCGACCGGATCAGCCTCCCCGCCCCTTGGGCGAGCAGCGTGGTCGCCCGCGGCAGGTCGACGATCCGGAAGGCGTCCGCCCGTGCCTGTTCCCGTCGCGCCTGCAGGAGCGGCTCGTCGGGCCGCGGGAACGGGATGCGGTCGATGGTGACCAGATTGAGCGACGGTCCGGGCACGTCGATGCCCTGCCAGAACCCCATGGTGGCGAACAGGCAGGTGGCCGGATCGGTGGCGAACCGCTCGATCAGCAGGGGCTTGGGTAGGTCGTCCTGCACGAGCAGCGGATGGGCGATGCGCGGCCGCAGAGCGTCCAGCGCGGCGTGCATGGCCCGGTAGCTGGTGAACAGCGCGAGCGTGCGTCCCCCCGCGGCCTCGATGAGCGCCGCCAGCTCCTCGTGGGTCGCGGCGTCGAACGCCTCCGAGCGGGGGTCGGGGAGCCCCGCGGCGCAGTACAGCAGCGCCTGCTCCTCGTAGTCGAAGGGGCTGCCCACGTCGAGCTCGTCGTAGGTGCCGGGGTCGAGCCCGATCCGTGCCGGCAGACCGATAGGGATGGTGGCGCTGGTGAGCACCGCGGTGGTGCGAGCCCACAGGCTCGCCCGCAGCACCTGACCCACGTCGATGGGTGCGACCTTGAGTGTCACGGCGCGCTCGTCGCCCTCGACCCAGGCGACGTCGCTCGATGGGACCACGAGCGCGCCGGCCAGGTCGTCTGCCAGCGATCCGGCGGCCTTGAGGGCCCGCTGCTTGCGAGCCGCCACGTCGGTGGACCGGTCGTCGTCGATCGCTCGGAGGGCCTCGATCACCCGCTCCACCCGGGTGCGGGCCAGGGTAAGCGCGCCGGACAACTCTGGGTCGAGCGGCCCTCGCAGGCGCCGTCCGGTGTGCTCGGCGAGCGCGGTGCGGAGCCGGTCGCCGGACCCGTCGAGGTCCGCGACGAGCTGCTCGTCATCGACGATGGCCCGGACCGCCCGAGCCAGGGCGGTGAACCGCCCTGCGGTCAACTCCAGCCCGGAGGTGGCGGAGATGGTGTCCTCAAGCTGGTGTGCCTCGTCGATCACCACGATCTCGTGGTCGGGCAGCACCCCACCACCGCTGGCCAGGTGCAGCCCGTAGAGGTGGGTGTTGACCACCACCACGTCGGCCGCGGCCGCCGCGGCTCGGGCCCGCTCGGCGAAGCAGTGCTCGCCCTGCGGGCAGCGGCGGGCACCGGGGCACTCGCGGGGACCGACGCTCAGCGCTGCCCACACCCTCGGCGAGGGCTCCCACGCCAGATCGGCCCGATCGCCCGTGGCCGTCTCCTCCGCCCAGGCCGCTAGGCGGGCCACGTCGCCGTGCGGGAGCGCCTGGTCGGCATCGAAGCCGTCGAGCGCCTGCTGCCGTTCACGGGACTTGAGCTCGCAAGTCACCTCGGTCAGGCGCTGTCGGCACAGGTAGTTGGCCCGCCCCTTCAGGACCGCTTACGAGAAGGGACGCTCGAGGTGCTCGGCCAGGAACGGTAAGTCCTTGCCGGCGAGCTGCTCCTGCAGCGCCTTGGTGGCGGTGGCGATCACCACCCGCCGACCGCTCTCGAGGGCCGGGACCAGGTAGGCGAGCGACTTACAGGTGCCGGTGCCGGCTTGCACGATCAGGTGCCGCCCGGTGTCGAGGGCGCCCGCCACCGCCCGAGCCATCTCCAGCTGGCCCGGGTGGTGCTCGCTACCGGGCAGCGCAGCGGTGACGTGGCGCAGGACGTCGTCGATGGTCCGCGGCACCTCCTGATCCTCGCGCGGCGATCCGGCGGGGCATGCCGGGAGCGGCGGAGGCCGGGGGGTATCGTGCCCGCGTGGACGTTCCCGGCATCGACGCACGCGCCGTTCCAGCGCACGTCGCCATCGTGATGGACGGGAACGGCCGGTGGGCGCAGCGTCGTGGCCTCAAGCGCACCGAGGGGCACGCCGCCGGCGAGGAGGCCCTGTTCGACACGGTCGAGGGCGCGCTTGAGCTGGGCATCGGCTGGCTCACCGTCTATGCCTTTTCCACCGAGAACTGGAAGCGCCCCGCCGACGAGGTGCGCTACCTCATGAAGTTCAACGAGTCGCTCCTCGTGCGCCGCCGGGACGAGATGCACGAGCGTGGCGTGCGCATGCGCTTCGTGGGCCGGCGTGACTGGCGGGTGCCCCGCCGGCTGATCCGGCGCATGGACGAGGCCATCGAGCTCACGCGGCACAACCGCACCATGACCTTCACCATCGCGTTCAACTACGGCGGTCGGGCGGAGATCGTCGACGCGGTGCGGGCGATCGTCGCCGAGGGGGTGGCGCCCGAGAAGATCGACGAGCGCACGATCCGCCGCCACCTCTACGACCCGGAGATGCCCGATCCCGACCTCATGATCCGCACCTCCGGGGAGTACCGCATCTCCAACTACCTGCTGTGGGAGATCGCCTACAGCGAGCTGGTGTTCACCGACGTGCTGTGGCCGGACTTCCGCCGCAAGCACCTCTTCGACGCGGTGCGCGAGTACCAGCGGCGGGAGCGCCGCTTCGGGGGCATCGAGGCCGGCACGTGAACCTCTACCGCGACACCGCGGTGGTGCTGCGCACCTACAAGCTGGGCGAGGCCGACCGCATCGTCGTGCTCATGACCCAGGGCCGGGGCAAGGTGCGCGCGGTGGCCAAGGGGGTGCGCAAGACCAGGAGCAAGTTCGGGGCCAGGCTGGAGCCCACCAGCCACGTGGCGATGCAGCTCTACCAGGGGCGGGAGCTCGACATCGTCACCCAGGCGGAGTCCATCGACCACTTCCGGTCGATCCGTGACGACCTGGACCGCATCGCCAAGGCTTCGGCGATGCTGGAGGCGGTCGACCAGCTCTCTCAGGAGGGAGAGCCGAACCCGCAGCTGTACCAGATGTTGCTGGGCGCGCTGCGGTCGCTGGCCGCGCAGGACTCGCCGCTGGTGGTGCCGGCGTTCTTCCTGAAGGCGCTGGCGCTCGAGGGGTACCGGCCGGTGGTGGAGCACTGCGCGAGCTGCGGTTCCGAGGGCCCGCTGGTGGCGTTCGACCTGGGCGAGGGCGGGCTGCTCTGCCAAGGGTGCCGGCGGGGCCAAGCGGTGTCAGCGGAGGCGGTGGCGCTGCTGGAGCAGGTGCTCGGCGGGCAGCTCGGCGCGGCGCTCGCTACCGCACCGTCGGCGGCCACGCACGAGATCCACCACCTCGCCACCCGGGCCCTCGAGCACCATCTCGAACGCCGTCTGCGATCGATCACGCTGCTCGACCGGGCCTGACCGCCCGGGTGGGACCCGATCAGGACAGCGGCTTCCACTCCCCGGCGGCATCGTCGTAGGTCAGCCAGCGTTGCCCGTCGGGATCCCACTGCACGTAGGCGTTGCGCTGGGTGTCCCACTGTGGCCCCGAGACGCCGGGCTGCGGGCTCTCGCCGACTGACGTCGGCGCCTCGGGCGTCTCGGATGGCTCGGATGCCTCGGGCGCCGGCCCACCCGGGGCGGCCCAGCCGGACGGCTCCGCGGGAGGCGGAGCGGCGGGCGGGGTGGGGCCGGCCGGCTCCGATGGTGGGGTCGCGGGTGGGGCCCAGCCGGCAGGCGGAGGCGGGGTGGAGGCCGCGCCCGGCGGTGGCGGGGCCGCGAACCCGCTCGGGGGTGGCGGGGTGGGGGCGCCGGCGGGCGCCGGGGGCGCGTACCCGGGAGCGGGGGGAACGTACCCGGGAGCGGGGCTCCCGGCTCCGGGGATCACGATGGGTGCGCCCTTCGCCGAGGCCTTGACCACGTAGGTCTTGGCGGCCATGTCGCCCACTCGCCGGTGGCCCTTCGTGACAAAGATGGTGATCAGGCCGACCACCGGCACGAGGGGCATGAGGCAGAAGGGCACCGCGTCGACGATGCCGGCGATGCCCCGGAGGAGCTGCTTGCCGAGGCCTGGGGATCGACCCTGTTCGTTCACGGTGCGGATCCCCACCACGAGCTTGCCGATCGTGGCGCCGGTGAGTCCTTGCAGCAGCCACATGACCACGATCAGGTAGCCCGCGGCGGCGGCGTTGGCGATCACGAACGCGTTCTTCTTCATCACGAACGTGTCGTAGCTGACCTGGCCGTCGGCGTCGGTGCTCTCCGC
The DNA window shown above is from Rhabdothermincola sediminis and carries:
- the era gene encoding GTPase Era, yielding MTLVGRPNVGKSTLLNRMLGTKVSIVSDKPQTTRTQVRGVLNRPGAQIVFVDTPGIHKPRTPLGERLNVTATSAIGDVDVVCLVVDATATIGPGDRFIASRAPADAVVVVNKIDVASPDQVIAQLARAAEQLDLSEYFPVSAHTGEGVDALVDHLVERLPEGPQYYPDDMVTDVPEAFWVAELVREQLLAVTHDELPHSIATRVVEWEWPRIRVEILVERDSQKGIVIGRGGSVLKKVGTAVREQLPPGAYLELFVKVEKDWQRRDRALDRLGF
- a CDS encoding ATP-dependent DNA helicase, translating into MTCELKSRERQQALDGFDADQALPHGDVARLAAWAEETATGDRADLAWEPSPRVWAALSVGPRECPGARRCPQGEHCFAERARAAAAAADVVVVNTHLYGLHLASGGGVLPDHEIVVIDEAHQLEDTISATSGLELTAGRFTALARAVRAIVDDEQLVADLDGSGDRLRTALAEHTGRRLRGPLDPELSGALTLARTRVERVIEALRAIDDDRSTDVAARKQRALKAAGSLADDLAGALVVPSSDVAWVEGDERAVTLKVAPIDVGQVLRASLWARTTAVLTSATIPIGLPARIGLDPGTYDELDVGSPFDYEEQALLYCAAGLPDPRSEAFDAATHEELAALIEAAGGRTLALFTSYRAMHAALDALRPRIAHPLLVQDDLPKPLLIERFATDPATCLFATMGFWQGIDVPGPSLNLVTIDRIPFPRPDEPLLQARREQARADAFRIVDLPRATTLLAQGAGRLIRSRRDRGVVAVLDPRLATNQRYRWDIIRALPPMRRTRDRAEAERFLRALDTPADRR
- a CDS encoding DEAD/DEAH box helicase, with the protein product MPRTIDDVLRHVTAALPGSEHHPGQLEMARAVAGALDTGRHLIVQAGTGTCKSLAYLVPALESGRRVVIATATKALQEQLAGKDLPFLAEHLERPFS
- the uppS gene encoding polyprenyl diphosphate synthase — encoded protein: MPGAAEAGGYRARVDVPGIDARAVPAHVAIVMDGNGRWAQRRGLKRTEGHAAGEEALFDTVEGALELGIGWLTVYAFSTENWKRPADEVRYLMKFNESLLVRRRDEMHERGVRMRFVGRRDWRVPRRLIRRMDEAIELTRHNRTMTFTIAFNYGGRAEIVDAVRAIVAEGVAPEKIDERTIRRHLYDPEMPDPDLMIRTSGEYRISNYLLWEIAYSELVFTDVLWPDFRRKHLFDAVREYQRRERRFGGIEAGT
- the recO gene encoding DNA repair protein RecO, whose translation is MNLYRDTAVVLRTYKLGEADRIVVLMTQGRGKVRAVAKGVRKTRSKFGARLEPTSHVAMQLYQGRELDIVTQAESIDHFRSIRDDLDRIAKASAMLEAVDQLSQEGEPNPQLYQMLLGALRSLAAQDSPLVVPAFFLKALALEGYRPVVEHCASCGSEGPLVAFDLGEGGLLCQGCRRGQAVSAEAVALLEQVLGGQLGAALATAPSAATHEIHHLATRALEHHLERRLRSITLLDRA
- a CDS encoding RDD family protein, whose translation is MTTHLPAGDPTAVGGRRIVGYLVDWVLFFSIIPGILFFATADFTTYTDGPTCTNLKRSGEIDDSYFCTRAESTDADGQVSYDTFVMKKNAFVIANAAAAGYLIVVMWLLQGLTGATIGKLVVGIRTVNEQGRSPGLGKQLLRGIAGIVDAVPFCLMPLVPVVGLITIFVTKGHRRVGDMAAKTYVVKASAKGAPIVIPGAGSPAPGYVPPAPGYAPPAPAGAPTPPPPSGFAAPPPPGAASTPPPPAGWAPPATPPSEPAGPTPPAAPPPAEPSGWAAPGGPAPEASEPSETPEAPTSVGESPQPGVSGPQWDTQRNAYVQWDPDGQRWLTYDDAAGEWKPLS